The Haliotis asinina isolate JCU_RB_2024 chromosome 16, JCU_Hal_asi_v2, whole genome shotgun sequence DNA segment TTACTCGCGCGTGGAGGATACTGCAGAATATACACTGGTGTATTACCGCCAGTGTATGACGTCATACAGttctgacgtcacaatgctttTGCCTCTGTCGCagtgcttgactcgcggaaaattgtaggcagtttctatcaatttatgttggaGAGCAGTAAAtaagaatactaaactcacttccaTGAAATACAATTTTTAAATGAAATCGTGAAAGATTAAGTatcaaactcactttcactttcgctcgtttgatgcCAGATCTTTAACTCGTTTGATGCCAAATCCTTAACACGTTTAATAAATGTGGTATTGCATGGAAGGTCGTTTCGCATCCTCTATGCAAGTCACACTGTGAGACTTTCATTCTGACATTGGTATAACACGCTAGTGATACAGCGTATTTCCATTGATAACAACGTTTCAAGGTTCACCGTGACGTCCACAGGCCCCCACTGCGGGTCAGACAAAGTCCTGGTCTACTATCCAACCCCTACTATTTAACATGTCAAGGCGCAGCACAGGACTGATCGATAACGGGACAATTACGCACATATCGTGGCTATGTATGGATCAATGCACAAGTAACTGTGATATAGTAACAGCTATTTCGTAAGTATTTATATGTGTGGATCACAGCACAAGCAACTGGTATACAGTACCAACGATTAACCCCATTTAAAGTAAATGTGATCGCGTCCTTATTGAGATTTTATATCAGGTTGTTTTGAAGAAGAAAGAATGCAAACGTCGTTTATGATTGTCGGTTGTTCCCCTCTATGCCTGTTTTGACATCTTGTGCCTAACAATCTGTCCATTTATAGCGCTAAATTCCAGATTTGCTTATCAACAAACACAAGACATTATTACCCGGGATAACATGACTGCCTACAATGCGCTAGAAAATTTGAGTCACATGacctatcccaccgggtacccattttctgctgggtgaacagcaATACTGTCAAAATCATTTCCTATCAGGCGTATGATATATTTAATTAGCCCCGCATTAATTTCGTCTTCCCTTTACGTGTATACATTATGTTTACATACAAAACAGTACACCGGTATGATTGAATATCAAATCATATATTCCCATTGTGtaaatacatgaatacatgaagTGGTCAAAAGATGGCGAGGTATCAGGAAAAGGTCCTCTGAAAAAAAGGACACGTGTTTTTATTATAAGTATTCATAGCGCTGTCACAGCGTCATTACGTAATGGCCGACCAGAAGCGTCGCAAACAATCttttttcgtgtaagcccgataggtagcaaagctttatatttacacAGTATTGAAGGCTTGGTGAACCTTTTGGGAACGACCATGTATAAGCCCGGGCTTTTTCAGAATCATACGACCCTGAAGTGAAGTGAACAGTGAACACCGACCATGATGGATTATGCATGAATCGTAAGATAAATAGCATTATTTTTATAGGAACATCCATGTGATATGATTGTCATTGTTATGACTACTTAATACGCTTGTAgataacactgaaatgtaatATGCGTAATTTTCACGAAAGTGTATGCGTTGATTGCACACAGCCTTTGGCGGCGACCTGTTTTTGactcttgaccagacaatcaagaaATGGGCGACAAGTGACACGACTGTACTGATAATGTCATCACATTTTGACTCTTAGCAACGGGGGTACACATACCATTATATTTTACAACCAAACTGCGCCATGCTAGTAGCCACCTTCAGAGTCCCAGAAACCACCATCCCTACTGTCGTAGACACCATACTCGCCGTCGTAGCCACCATCCCTGCTGTCGTAGACAGCATACCCGCCATCGTAGCCAGCATCTCTGCCGTCGTAGGCAGCATACCCGCCGTCGTAGCCTCCATCTCTGCCGTCGTAGGCAGCATACCCGCCGTCGTAGCCTCCATCTCTGCCGTCGTAGACAGCATACCCGCGGCCGTAGCCTCCATCTCTGCCGTCGTAGGCAGCATACGCGCCGTCGTAGCCTCCATCTCTGCCGTCGTAGACACCATACCCGCCGTCATGGCCATCGTAGCCCGTAAGGGTGTCATAAAGTTTTCCTACTTGGCTAAAGGTTCTACGTTTGACGTCCTTTCCGTAGACTTTCAGATTGCCATTAAATTCCAACTGAAGGCCATTCTGGTCGCCAGTGCGGTCGTAAGGTTGATCTCTGGGATAACTTTCAGAATCCCATGTGTTGTATGGGTAATAGTTTCGTGGTTGTCTGACATCTAAGTATGTCTCTCCACCACCATAGTAACCATCGTCCATCGAGGTTGCGGCTGTCAACGCTAAGCAGGGGGCGACAACCAGGACCCAGAGCCTCGTCATGTTCTGCGGACGTGAGAGATACATTGTTAGCAACAATTTGCTCCAAcgctgagtgagcgagtgagttgggttttacgccgcttttaaccatattccagcaatatcacggcggggggcatcagaaatggccttcacacattttacccatgtggagaatagaacccgggtcttcggtgtgacgagcgaacactttaaccacaaggctaccccaccgcccctttaaCGCTGAAAACGTTGCTAAACATCTGACCTCTGGTCCaccattttgtctttttgtcGGTTTGCTGAAGAGGACGACATTTTTAAATACTGAGATATGAGTAAAGTGCCTTTGTGGCAACATACAAATTTCGAAATACCGTGTTTATAAATGCTAGTTTACTCTAATAATTCTTTAATGGTACTGATTTGAAAATCTGGTATAAAGCTATGTTTTTCTTTGAATACATGAAACAGTTCATATATGATAATTCCTGAAAgttaaatcaatttattttgcaCAATTCTAGATTTGATCCATCAGTCCTTACCTGAGTTTACAAATTATTAACTGGTATATGGATGCCTCACTAATTGAGTCCATCAAGCATCGTGTGACCTATGTTGTCTAAACAGACAATGCCGCGAAGGCTTGTCTCCGTTACTCCATTTCAATGTTTTTATATCAAATATGTACAGGCGATGTTTACTTACTGCGGGTTTCGATCTGCCCGGTGTTTACAAGAAGAGAATCAATGACTGTGGCTTTTAAGATACTCAAATATATCATGGTAATTAGGATTCTGAATAACGTGTCTTTCTCCAGGCGTGAACATGACCTTTGAGTACGAGCCAGAGGGTATTTCAACTGTTTTCCGATAAGCTCTCAGATTATACGTTGCGTTGATTTGTATTTGCAAAAAGAATGCCGTTATGCGAGTGGgactgtgtgtgtgtccatgaaATTCAGTCGAAACCGGCTCGCCGTTGTACAACGTTAACACGTATCAGTTCTGCACGATGATATAACTCGGACGTATGTTTGTGTACTCGAATGTATAAACAATCCTGTTGGAGTTATAGACGAAAAGCTACGTTATAGGACTTACACTTGATCGTTTACAATTTAGTAAACGatcacctgtgaaggtcccgggatagaataggccttcagcgacccatgcttaccataatttcgactatacttgtcgtaagaggcgacgaactgACTTGggtgccacatgtcatcggtccccgattgcgcagatcgatgctcatattgttgatcaatggattgtctagtccagactcgattatttacagatctccgcaatatagctggaagagCTTGagagcgatgtaaaactaaactcactctctcactggcAACCAATCCCATTCTGATCAAGATCAAGggttcaaattcaaaatgactAAAATATTAGGTAACTCAGAGTGTGTCAAATGTCTGTAAGCTATTATAACTGTAAGTGCGTAGTTATATTATACATTCctgggccccgttcctcaagGCGACCGTAGTGCTACGaatgtcgtaagtctgtgttaaagtatgggagttacgactgtcgtaagtctatgctaaagtatggaagttacgactgtcgtaagtctatgttaaagtatggaagttacaactgtcgtaattctatgttaaagtatgggagttacgactgtcgtaagtctatgttaaagtatggaagttacgactgtcgtaagtctatgttaaagtatgggagttaagaatatcgtaagtctatgttaaagtatggaagttacgactgtcgtaattctatgttaaagtatgggagttacgactgtcgtaagtctatgttaaagtatggaagttacgactgtcgtaagtctatgttaaagtatgggagttacgactgtcgtaagtctatgttaaagtatgggagttaagaaTATCGTATCGCTACGATCGCCTTGAGGAACAGGGCCCAGGTTACGTGTGAGCTTGTATTTCGTTCGTCCACCTATTTCTCGCACATTCCATTTCTTGACGTTGCTTTTCACTTTGACAGCTGTGGACACGGAAATCGTTGCTTATGTTTTAAGGTAGCTGAAGGTAGCTGATCTTCTAGTATTCATATGGTGATCCATGATATTATTTACAGTTCTACTAGTTACGAATGATGCACTTTGGCACTTCGACAAAGCCTAACAATTTCCTAAAGTTTTCTTCGAAAGAAGTCATACACTTtttcgcaaacacctggtgttcatCATGATTTTCAGTGGTCACCGGTATAGCAGGATATAGTGAATAAAATGCATGAAAACAGTGTGTTCACAGCAATGTCCAAGACATCAGAAGAAGGTGTTGACGGAGGAATCCCTGATGTACAAATACGGTGTTAGCGAAAGGGTCCATGATATCAAAATAGGGTGTTAACTGAATGGGGTGTTAACAGAAGTGCCCCTGATATCAGAATGGGGTGTTGACAGCAGTATCCCTGATATCAAAATGGAGCGTTAAAGAAGGATCCTTGATATCAAAATAAGGTGTTAACGGATGTACCCCTCATATCAGAATAGGATGTTAACGGAAGTATTGCTCATATCAGAATACTAGGGTGTTAACTGAAGTAGCGCTGATATCAGACGAAGATATAACGGacctcgacataaaatatagaaatacggtgttattaaagttttgaattaatatgtatttgtaaatgacagtttcttttgaaacaagaaattggaattcagtgtaaccagagttgtttgtggcgtcgattttcattttcacactttcacacacaTTCGGATCGGCTTAAAAGTAGGTCATTATGCAGGTTTGTTTCGGTTTGTTTTTTATGACATGCATACCACGTTTTATTACTCTTTACCtatgttttatgtgtatgtTTTATTGATGAGGCGTTACTCACTAACTCTGTGCTACAAGCcttgtttgtttaaaatgagGAAAGAAAACCGGCAGTGCACTAACTCATCATTAGTGATAAAATCAGTCCCCTGACTGAATAATTTACGGACAAATAGAGCCATTTGATTGCTTACAGATAACGTGGACTGAGCGCCATTCGTAAATTATTTGTATATAAAGTATAGACATTAACATACTTTGAAGGAAAAGATGCTTCGTCATAAATGAGGTATGCCCCAGGGTGCCCGAGTTTCATATCACACTTGCTATAACCTTGTGTTCAGCACTAAACCAATGCAACTATTTTGAAAGCAGGCTATTGCAGATCATTGCGTTTATACACAGGTAAGTCCATTTCAGCGTTCGAAATGCATCATTCAGATAATATatctaatattttcatttgatgatgatgtagtGACATTAATGTGGTtgtaaaatcacaaaaatcacaGTGATACTATTTAGCAAGCactagttttatttcatttgtatgCAATAATCTTGATAACCTTTGATATGAAAATGTTAACTTGAAGGAGGTGAACTCTCACACAGGGATTGCTGTCCAAGGTctgggcgtgtgtgtgtgcacgtgcgtctctctctctctctctctctctctctctgcgtgtgtgtgtgtgcgtgtgtgtgcagggATGAGGGATGGTGCTTAgtcaaaacatttcaatttaaatCTCAGACAACTGTTGCCACAATTTTGTATGTAAAAACATGATCACTGTCGAAaaacatgtcagcatgtataCAGTTACATTTGGTATATGGATGCAGGTGTGCTGATGATATGTTATTTATCCTGAAATAAATCGATTTGTCGATGCCAAGTAGtacatgtttttaaacaatATGTGTAAATGTAACTTTTAATGATCGTTGATCCTCAGTGACAGATAATGAGTAATATGTCGCTAGATATCACCACAGTGACAAAGACATCAAGAAACTGAGAAATTAGTATCTGTAGTGTCATTGTGATGTACTTCCAGGACTATGGATCTGCGGGCTGTAGCTCTCGTCGTCGTTCTCACGGTCGCAGTTACTGCGGCACAGAACCTAAACTACCGTACAGATCCTGACTGTGGAAAATGGCCGCCAAAATTCGACATTTTAAACGAATTTGCTCAGGACAACATCAAGCCTATTGAACCTAACTGTCAGGAGAGCAAACCGAAACTCTATCCAAGACCAATGAGGTTTTACCCAAGACGACCTTTCTACAGGAGGGGGTACAAGTATGACACACCCCGCCTGAGAGTACCCCCACGGGCATGGTGAGGAAGAAGAAGGACTTCGCCTTTATATGTCTGGCACATTCAGActgtaataaaaaaaactgtcaaaatGTGTGATCTTTTATTTGTATACAGTTGTTGATGCCAACACGCTATTGCATGGAAATCGGAAAAAATAGCGCTAATATAGTTGTAAGTACCATACAATTAACATTTAACTTGCAACTATCTTAGCGGTGAGGGAGCTTCAAACTCTAGACCCTGGTGTTCAATTGCCTCGTTGCCTTAGATGACAATAGGGTGACGTGACACGTGTTCAATGCAGCATTGAACATTCCTGCATATATTTAACTATACGTGTTTCTGGGCTTAGCTGTTATATAACCAGCCACCagctgtttcttttgttatgtCTTGGGATACTATTAGAATTTAGGATATTACATTTATGATCTTGAACTTAAACCTCACCACCAAAGAAGAAATGATGTCTTATTTTTCCTCTCAACTAcagtgtgtgcgcgcgcgtgcgtgcgtgcgtgcgtgcatgcgtctgtgtgtctgtggtgCTTCAGCGAAAGTTTCTATTGCACACAATAACAAGTATGCAATTTTCTTAAGACATCCCACAATTTGATGTAATTTACGTTATCAGTAGATCTAAGTAATGAAGTAAGGAGATGTTTGAGTGACATCTTCTATGTTCTGGgtatgaaaaggattttatATCTCATTTGATTTAAATTCGATCATTCAGAGCACACCCTcctgcattctcttcccacagaggttattcCTATCATATTTTCCTATATATGTTACCTCAGCTCTAACACGGTCATATTTCCCGGTTCTCGTAAAATCCCACCCAGATTGTACAAAACATCGCAATACGAGATTTGTCacttctttctatccaatcaaAATACGTCTTCCACCGACTTAGATCCAATGTGGCGGCCGCCGTGGAGTTATCTGATCAGCATGCGAAGGATAGATTCAGCATTTCGTGTTTAacagaaaatcagaaactggcaatagagagtgcacTAATCAACGAGAATGTTTGTTGATCTACCACACACGACATTTAATGACTGGCATGGCCGTAGTCAGCGAGCGCGATTTACAAACCGCCGACCTAAAGCTTGAATCACCGCGGTGGTGCGGCCAACCAGTCTTGTACGCCTAAGACATGAGCTTACTCTATATGTGAGTGATTCCAAGGTGACacgctgtgatataactgaaatatcgTTCGTGGCGGCGTGCAACTGTTACATctataattgagtgagtgagtgaattaattttacgccgctttttgaaatagtccagcaatatctctTTGGGCACCATTAATCGGCTTCTCAAACATAaaaagtgtcagaaaaaagaGCACAGCAATTTTTATAATCTTTATTAATCTCGCTAATTTGACAGTTCACTCAACTGTAAAAACGACACTGCCCCTAAGTTGATGTTGAAGCTCATCTGTGGATAAACGGAGAAATATGAgcgtgagtgagcttagttttacactgcactcagtgatattaaagctatatgacagcggtctgcaaatgatcgaatctggaccagataattcagtgatcaacaacatgagcatcgacctccgcagttgggaaccgataacatgtgtccaccaagtcagcgaacctgaccacccgatcccgttagtcgcttcttacgacaagcatagtcgctttttatgtcaagcatgggttgctgaaggcgtattctcccccgggaccttcacaggtccagaAGAAATATTCACAGTTTAGTAAATTTGCACAATTACAAGGTAAGTACCTTCTgttcatgtgtacatgtaacacagaatcaggggcccgtttcacaaaactctcgtaagcctaagatctcgtaagttttctcgtagcatccgtagctcccgtgttacagtataggaggtacaatggctacgagaaaactaacgagatcttaggctacaagagttttgtgaaacgggtctCTGCCCGATATATCGAAACTTTTAACAATTTTATAAACAATTTCAAAAGACGTTtataaaatacatatgtacacGAAATAGTTATTACATCATTCACATTAATGTAGCATATTGTAACAACTGAAGGAGGTATTACAAATGCTACGGATCGTAATGCTTCAAGCATCCAGGTGCTCACAAAAGTCCTGGGGTCGATTTTGGATGTACACGTACCATTTCTTTCTTTACAGGTATGCCGCTCCGTTAAATATTCTCCTGCGGGGATAGTACGGACGCTGATGTTCTGACTTTGGACTTCTGTCCTTCTGGCTCTCGAACTTCTCAAGAGCAATGGCGGACCTGGGTTTATAGGGCTTCTCTCCAGGGCATGATGATATAGCTTCAGTAGTTGTCACAGCTTCGGTAGTTTGCAGAACACATGCCAAGACCAGCACTGCCAAGGTACACCACACTTCAAACTTCATAATCTGTCGAAGAAAatctttttttaaatgattAGCTGTAATCACTGTAGATAGACGTTAATGTTCAGGAACCAATccttgtaagaagcgactaaagggatcgggtggtcaggctggctgacttggttggcacgtgtTATCGTAACCCAACTGTGTAGGTCGATGCTTATGCAtggatcaccggattgtctggttcagaccaccgccatacagctggaatgctgctgtgtgcgccgtaaaactaaactcactactaCTATGTTTGTCAATCAACACCTGGAGGCTGAGAATAAAGCCGATCCTTCATATTGAAGACATTTTGCAGCTTTCGAACCGTGTAGATAATGAGGTTCATCGAGTAAATATCTGTAACAtctatagaggatactaaactcgcttccgtgtaataccatttttattaaacgagttaatgatttgatactaaatctttaacgagtttaataaaaatgatatttcacggaagcgagttttgtattctgtttattgctcgccaacataaattgacagaaactgccgcgAAAAAcgctacagtgtgaggactctcagctttcc contains these protein-coding regions:
- the LOC137268656 gene encoding uncharacterized protein, with protein sequence MTRLWVLVVAPCLALTAATSMDDGYYGGGETYLDVRQPRNYYPYNTWDSESYPRDQPYDRTGDQNGLQLEFNGNLKVYGKDVKRRTFSQVGKLYDTLTGYDGHDGGYGVYDGRDGGYDGAYAAYDGRDGGYGRGYAVYDGRDGGYDGGYAAYDGRDGGYDGGYAAYDGRDAGYDGGYAVYDSRDGGYDGEYGVYDSRDGGFWDSEGGY